In a genomic window of Akkermansia massiliensis:
- a CDS encoding N-acetylmuramoyl-L-alanine amidase, with protein MKVCIDIGHCPSAPGAENSHYGMSEYRFWKSYAQLLVNYLNGYGHGAVIVNRETEGGGTGMTACVRACNEANADVIVALHANAFNKTASGTETLYWHASPRGKRLAQCIQTQMVKALGLPDRGIKPITGTERGGAQLRGTVAPCVIVEPFFIDNDADYETALENASNLCGAIAVGIANY; from the coding sequence ATGAAAGTATGTATCGACATCGGACATTGCCCGTCCGCGCCTGGCGCGGAAAATAGCCATTACGGAATGAGCGAGTACCGTTTTTGGAAGTCGTATGCCCAGTTGTTGGTTAACTATCTCAACGGTTACGGCCACGGGGCCGTTATCGTCAACCGGGAAACGGAAGGGGGAGGCACGGGCATGACTGCCTGCGTGCGGGCTTGTAATGAGGCCAACGCCGACGTGATTGTGGCCCTGCATGCCAATGCTTTCAACAAGACGGCCAGCGGCACGGAAACCCTGTACTGGCATGCGTCCCCCCGCGGGAAGCGTCTGGCCCAGTGCATCCAGACGCAGATGGTCAAGGCCCTGGGATTGCCGGACCGGGGCATCAAGCCCATTACCGGGACAGAGCGCGGCGGCGCACAGCTACGCGGAACCGTGGCTCCCTGCGTCATTGTAGAGCCGTTTTTCATCGACAACGATGCCGACTATGAAACGGCCCTTGAAAACGCCTCTAATCTGTGCGGAGCCATTGCCGTAGGCATTGCCAACTACTAG
- a CDS encoding helix-turn-helix domain-containing protein — translation MCKQIDFKTLREKTRLTLSNLAELSGYSVLHIVRLENGGDVSSCMRDKILSILLQTQEEGMASEVKIWRDRALQAEEKLCLLKDAMVGWIKKI, via the coding sequence ATGTGTAAACAGATTGACTTTAAGACGTTGAGAGAAAAGACAAGATTGACTTTGTCGAACCTTGCAGAGTTGTCCGGATATAGCGTTTTGCATATCGTCCGCTTGGAAAATGGCGGGGATGTATCATCCTGCATGCGGGACAAAATCCTCTCCATCTTGCTGCAAACTCAAGAAGAAGGAATGGCGTCAGAAGTTAAAATATGGAGGGATAGGGCATTGCAGGCGGAGGAAAAATTATGCCTGCTGAAAGACGCTATGGTGGGATGGATTAAGAAGATTTAG
- a CDS encoding helix-turn-helix domain-containing protein, which yields MQEKNTNLVNFKSLREQSGMTLSQLSELSGYSIASINGLELNDIGSKRLRDRILSILLQKTEEGDKTEIQHWRDRALRAEEKLNQLKSAMQGWLKKI from the coding sequence ATGCAAGAGAAAAATACAAATCTCGTAAATTTCAAGAGCCTCCGTGAACAATCTGGAATGACTCTCTCCCAGCTTTCAGAGTTGTCTGGCTATAGCATTGCATCCATAAATGGATTAGAATTAAATGACATAGGAAGTAAACGACTGAGAGATAGAATCCTGTCTATCCTGTTACAAAAAACAGAAGAAGGTGACAAAACAGAAATTCAGCATTGGCGAGATAGAGCGTTACGCGCAGAGGAAAAGCTCAATCAACTCAAATCAGCCATGCAGGGATGGCTTAAAAAAATTTAG
- a CDS encoding helix-turn-helix domain-containing protein — translation MTAPLTDKDWDAVSPELKVLCLLRLLRRPAVRKWAAREFGFPPSGSLTQRQLAAWCGVDESTISRWERDAIIKMRGAARRCGLTQEISQYKH, via the coding sequence ATGACCGCGCCACTTACTGACAAGGACTGGGATGCCGTAAGCCCGGAGTTAAAGGTCCTGTGCCTGCTGCGTCTGCTGCGCCGTCCCGCTGTAAGGAAATGGGCGGCGCGTGAATTCGGTTTCCCTCCATCCGGTTCCCTCACCCAGCGGCAACTGGCCGCCTGGTGCGGCGTGGATGAATCCACTATCAGCCGATGGGAACGGGACGCCATCATTAAAATGCGTGGAGCCGCCAGACGATGTGGCCTCACACAAGAAATTTCACAATACAAACACTAA
- a CDS encoding DUF2786 domain-containing protein: MNHDDLIAKLQKLLALAQRGEGGEAVNARELLDKMMAKYGIDEASLTDIRTLRCATDSDAEKELLIVVISFALQIPTVQVEADIIVRTDDFGMDLKMTVEQHGLTAALFQHHRVGLGRSIEKLASDQSRQAALIHEEIGRLTSKIRDLKAISGNLKKTQEKALQMAVCAYVNLNNLVDYAGWKNATSDGSDAIQSAMASCVQMDTNPNQLPAQRLGNDNQSDD; encoded by the coding sequence ATGAATCACGACGATTTGATAGCCAAACTTCAAAAGCTGCTCGCCCTCGCCCAGCGTGGCGAGGGCGGGGAAGCCGTCAATGCCCGCGAATTGCTGGACAAGATGATGGCCAAATACGGCATCGACGAGGCCAGCCTGACCGACATCCGCACCTTGAGATGTGCCACAGACTCCGACGCAGAAAAGGAACTTCTGATTGTTGTCATCAGTTTTGCCCTGCAAATTCCAACGGTCCAGGTGGAAGCAGACATCATCGTCCGCACAGATGATTTTGGGATGGACCTGAAAATGACGGTGGAACAACATGGATTGACTGCCGCTTTATTCCAACATCACCGTGTTGGGCTGGGAAGGTCCATTGAAAAACTGGCCTCAGACCAATCCAGGCAGGCAGCCTTAATCCATGAGGAAATAGGCCGTCTGACCTCCAAAATAAGAGACCTGAAAGCCATCTCCGGCAACCTCAAAAAGACCCAGGAGAAGGCCCTTCAAATGGCCGTGTGCGCGTATGTCAACCTCAACAACCTGGTTGATTATGCTGGGTGGAAAAACGCCACCTCCGACGGTTCTGACGCCATCCAGTCCGCCATGGCTTCATGCGTCCAAATGGACACCAACCCCAACCAACTTCCGGCACAACGCCTGGGCAACGATAACCAATCCGATGATTGA
- a CDS encoding AAA family ATPase: protein MNKYELSTHPDVGSLADRQASLHLNDQDFCRRVGFSLAASSWGKIKAGTWSGNCDNALVAVQQALASGDDQPAAPVVDGDTVLLPHISLAVDAVEAASCTKDEHRLVFIVGKTGSGKSKTAAYLASRFNGAIINAAPAWEKSYLHALASIGAGLGIGNSWRSAGDAERSIIQALQTAPRLIIIDEANHFNRATLNFLKTVLNLTRCGLVLLTLPDHMARMSADSREEFPQLLRRSIAIIHIPSITGEEVSAIQRGLFPQMDIRNTSPICALANQFYNLDTVRRVLEEIDAGQTPDAAVKAVRRQIQAITPTQSLN from the coding sequence ATGAACAAATACGAATTATCAACACATCCGGACGTTGGCAGCCTGGCGGACAGGCAAGCCAGCCTCCACCTCAATGACCAGGACTTCTGCCGCCGTGTAGGGTTCTCACTGGCCGCATCCTCCTGGGGTAAAATCAAGGCCGGCACCTGGTCCGGCAATTGCGACAATGCCCTGGTGGCCGTCCAGCAGGCCCTTGCCTCCGGTGACGACCAGCCAGCCGCGCCCGTCGTGGATGGGGACACCGTTCTTCTTCCTCATATCTCCCTGGCCGTGGACGCCGTAGAAGCGGCCTCCTGCACCAAAGACGAGCATCGGTTGGTTTTCATCGTCGGAAAAACAGGTTCCGGCAAATCCAAGACGGCGGCCTATCTGGCCTCCAGATTCAACGGAGCTATCATCAACGCGGCCCCGGCTTGGGAAAAAAGTTACCTGCACGCCCTGGCCTCCATCGGCGCGGGGCTGGGCATCGGCAACTCCTGGCGGTCTGCGGGCGACGCGGAACGCTCCATCATTCAAGCCCTCCAGACAGCCCCGCGCCTCATCATCATTGACGAGGCCAACCACTTCAACAGGGCAACTCTCAACTTCCTGAAAACCGTCCTCAACCTGACGCGGTGCGGCTTGGTCCTGCTGACCCTCCCGGACCATATGGCCCGCATGTCTGCGGACAGCCGCGAAGAATTCCCCCAGCTCCTGCGACGCAGCATCGCCATCATCCATATCCCCAGCATCACTGGGGAGGAAGTATCTGCCATTCAGCGCGGACTATTCCCGCAAATGGATATCCGCAACACCTCCCCCATTTGCGCCCTTGCCAACCAGTTCTACAACCTGGACACCGTCCGTCGCGTGCTGGAAGAAATCGACGCCGGACAAACGCCGGACGCCGCCGTCAAGGCGGTGCGCCGCCAAATTCAGGCCATCACTCCAACCCAATCCCTCAACTAG
- a CDS encoding DNA-methyltransferase → MFTNSPIICGDSLPVMRGLPDQSYDAIITDPPYASGGLTTAERKTSPARKYISSAKYLSFESDTRDQRSHFLWSVMWMQEAFRLTRHSGWFMCFTDWRQLPTTSDALQVAGWTWRALVTWDKTEACRPHQGMFRNQSEFILIATRGSIGKEQDRPRVFPAGVWREYLRPGDKMHLTGKPVNLMTHLMSVLPADSCLLDPFAGSGTTLLAARQLGHTAHGIELSPDYARIARDRLAAPAN, encoded by the coding sequence ATGTTCACCAACTCCCCTATTATCTGCGGTGATTCTCTTCCGGTCATGCGCGGTCTTCCGGACCAATCCTATGATGCTATCATCACTGACCCCCCTTATGCTTCCGGAGGATTGACGACCGCGGAGCGCAAGACTTCCCCGGCACGCAAATACATTTCATCCGCCAAATATCTTTCTTTCGAGTCGGATACACGGGACCAGCGTTCCCATTTCCTCTGGTCTGTCATGTGGATGCAGGAGGCTTTCAGGCTCACCCGCCACAGCGGCTGGTTCATGTGCTTTACAGACTGGCGGCAATTGCCGACAACCAGTGATGCCTTGCAGGTGGCAGGCTGGACTTGGCGTGCCCTCGTCACGTGGGACAAGACGGAGGCTTGCCGCCCGCATCAGGGTATGTTCCGCAACCAATCGGAGTTCATCTTGATTGCTACACGCGGGAGCATTGGCAAAGAGCAGGACCGCCCGCGCGTCTTTCCGGCTGGCGTCTGGCGGGAATACCTCCGCCCAGGGGACAAGATGCACCTCACAGGCAAGCCCGTCAATCTTATGACCCATCTCATGAGCGTTCTTCCTGCGGATTCCTGCCTTCTGGACCCCTTTGCCGGGTCTGGCACTACTCTTCTCGCTGCCCGGCAACTGGGCCACACGGCCCACGGCATTGAGCTTTCCCCTGACTATGCCCGTATCGCCAGAGACAGGCTGGCAGCACCCGCCAACTAG
- a CDS encoding PEP-CTERM sorting domain-containing protein, which produces MKKSFILLLLAGAVSAASAASLKINLGSSSAGDPDWISVATQASSITGGKAASYASIASLSKNGGNVSPSVVLGNLGGQDVTLTMAYKSTAAMNAGYLDATGTSPSINSLFPDSMAQSSISGKCNGVKGQTVGLQFTLSGLAANTTYYLYVLGNNGFSTNKTSMALSGGVSNVTGSLMDGYEGAGTVTGSTFQGTTDSSGVGMEWAFTTNNSGQVTLTYERSAGAAADVVNADVSLNGFMLATEPIPEPATASLGLLGLAALLLRRRKN; this is translated from the coding sequence ATGAAGAAATCATTCATTCTGCTATTATTGGCAGGTGCCGTCTCCGCGGCTTCTGCGGCTTCCCTGAAAATTAATCTGGGTTCTTCCTCTGCGGGGGATCCGGATTGGATCAGTGTGGCTACCCAGGCTTCCTCCATCACGGGAGGAAAAGCCGCCTCCTACGCCTCCATTGCTTCCTTGAGCAAAAACGGGGGAAATGTTTCCCCGTCCGTGGTTCTCGGCAATCTGGGCGGTCAGGACGTCACGCTCACCATGGCGTACAAAAGCACCGCCGCCATGAATGCGGGTTACCTGGACGCGACAGGCACGTCCCCCTCCATCAACTCCCTCTTCCCGGACAGCATGGCGCAATCTTCCATTTCCGGCAAGTGCAACGGGGTGAAGGGGCAGACCGTCGGCCTGCAATTCACGTTGAGCGGCCTGGCGGCCAATACCACCTATTATCTGTACGTTCTGGGCAACAACGGTTTCTCAACCAATAAAACCAGCATGGCCCTCTCGGGCGGTGTCAGCAATGTCACAGGCAGCCTGATGGACGGCTATGAAGGAGCGGGAACGGTGACCGGTTCAACCTTCCAGGGGACGACGGATTCTTCCGGCGTGGGGATGGAATGGGCATTCACCACAAACAATTCGGGCCAGGTGACGCTCACTTATGAACGCTCCGCCGGAGCGGCCGCGGATGTGGTAAATGCAGATGTCAGCTTGAACGGATTCATGCTGGCAACCGAACCCATTCCCGAACCGGCCACGGCATCCCTGGGGTTGCTCGGACTGGCGGCGCTGCTGTTGCGGCGGCGCAAAAACTAA
- a CDS encoding Gfo/Idh/MocA family protein: MPEQKRLSLAGIGCGSRTRTYMKLAMEQKDRYRIAAAADPVKQRTEAVRDFAPEEERDSIRLFKDAASLLEEPRLADVAIIGTQDDYHYAPCKKAMELGYHVLLEKPIAKTLKEALELRDLARQLKRRVAVCHVLRYTQFYRTLKKIIASGEIGDVITFNANEGVGAWHFAHSFVRGHWGNSKTSTPMIVAKCCHDMDILYWLMGRRKCLSVASFGELTFFTKKTLSSPRPERCTDWTTPVGEDPWDARKYATDDECKRWLGMVYDRAQEATAEEICEWLETSPWGRDYLQCDNDQPDHQVSIMRFEGGLTGTFTMTAFEQGRHIEVYGTKGKIRAGAFYKENGPGEITVTPHFGGKTRVVELEELAGGYQGHGGGDWGLVEALYDDMLTVPSPADMTTSIEESAHSHVMAFATEHARLTGQVVDVAEFERRVMRGELDY, translated from the coding sequence ATGCCTGAACAAAAAAGACTCTCTCTCGCCGGCATCGGGTGCGGCTCCCGCACGCGCACCTACATGAAGCTGGCCATGGAACAAAAAGACCGCTACCGCATCGCCGCCGCGGCGGACCCCGTGAAGCAGCGCACGGAAGCCGTGCGTGACTTTGCCCCGGAGGAGGAGCGGGACTCCATCCGCCTGTTCAAGGACGCCGCCTCCCTGCTGGAGGAACCGCGCCTGGCGGACGTAGCCATCATCGGCACGCAGGACGACTACCACTACGCCCCGTGCAAAAAGGCCATGGAGCTGGGCTACCACGTCCTGCTGGAAAAACCCATCGCCAAGACGCTGAAGGAAGCGCTGGAACTGCGCGACCTGGCGCGCCAGCTGAAACGCCGCGTGGCCGTGTGCCACGTGCTGCGCTACACCCAGTTCTACCGCACCCTGAAAAAAATCATCGCCAGCGGGGAAATAGGGGACGTCATCACCTTCAACGCCAATGAAGGCGTGGGGGCGTGGCACTTCGCCCACTCCTTCGTGCGCGGCCACTGGGGCAACAGCAAAACCTCCACCCCCATGATCGTGGCCAAATGCTGCCATGACATGGACATCCTCTACTGGCTCATGGGGCGGCGCAAGTGCCTCTCCGTAGCCAGCTTCGGGGAGCTCACCTTCTTCACGAAAAAAACGCTCTCCTCCCCCCGGCCGGAACGCTGCACGGACTGGACCACCCCGGTGGGGGAAGACCCCTGGGACGCCCGCAAATACGCCACGGACGACGAATGCAAGCGCTGGCTGGGCATGGTTTACGACCGCGCGCAGGAAGCCACCGCAGAGGAAATCTGCGAATGGCTTGAAACCTCCCCGTGGGGCAGGGACTACCTCCAGTGCGACAACGACCAGCCGGACCACCAGGTTTCCATCATGCGCTTTGAAGGCGGCCTGACCGGCACCTTCACGATGACGGCCTTTGAACAGGGCCGCCATATTGAAGTATACGGCACCAAAGGCAAAATCCGCGCCGGAGCCTTCTACAAGGAAAACGGCCCCGGTGAAATCACCGTCACGCCCCACTTTGGCGGAAAAACCCGCGTGGTGGAGCTGGAGGAACTGGCTGGCGGCTACCAGGGCCACGGCGGCGGTGACTGGGGGCTGGTGGAAGCCCTTTACGATGACATGCTGACGGTTCCCTCTCCGGCGGACATGACCACCTCCATTGAAGAATCCGCCCACTCCCATGTCATGGCCTTTGCCACGGAACACGCCCGGCTGACCGGCCAGGTGGTGGACGTGGCCGAATTCGAGCGCCGGGTCATGAGAGGTGAACTGGACTACTGA
- a CDS encoding M3 family metallopeptidase, producing the protein MNHPYLDPSFLVSWSRLTPDAIKPDVMEAIARARANIQAICDQPLDSLTYESTFGALEKASEELHLGWGRIMHLDSVNDEPAQREAIGEMLPEVVAFSSSVPLNPCLWTVLKAAAACDWVKNLSPVRQRFIQETLADFRESGADLPDEVKPEYAEIEARLSLKTKKFAENVLDSTNAWELIVENEAELSGLPDSAKEAARLDALANGHGTEEAPRWRFTQKFTSLQPVMQFADSDGLRRKMWEGSCSIGKDGEYDNEALIAEILELRDKKAHLLGYGCFADYATSRRMAGSGANALNFINDLHDKVKPSFLKDMEAVRRYKEEKTGKPVEKLSPWETAYWSEKRRRELYSFDEEDLRPYYSVEKVMDGLFSIYSGLYGITVTPRPTVAFKPGESGEVPEGAVEVWHPDVLFYELHDAESGEHLGSFYADWHPRDSKRAGAWMNYLSVGEPPRGGKPRVPHLGLMVGNMTKPVGDKPALLSHREVETIFHEFGHLLHQLLSDVEVKSLAGTNVAWDFVELPSQINENWCWERESVDLFAAHYETGATIPDELFSKMRAARNYMSGTDFMRQLCFGKLDLELHVNWPQYKGAPLEETDERILADYRVPMTHRGPSVARRLTHIFADPTGYASGYYSYKWAEVLEADAFSRFLKEGVLNPQTGRDFRRCILSKGNSKPAAELYRDFMGRDPDAEALLVKSGVL; encoded by the coding sequence ATGAACCATCCCTATCTGGACCCCTCCTTCCTCGTTTCCTGGTCACGGCTCACGCCGGACGCCATCAAGCCGGACGTTATGGAAGCCATCGCCCGCGCCAGGGCGAACATCCAGGCCATCTGCGACCAGCCGCTGGACTCCCTGACCTATGAAAGCACCTTCGGCGCTCTGGAAAAAGCCTCTGAGGAACTGCACCTCGGCTGGGGCCGCATCATGCATCTGGACTCCGTCAATGACGAACCTGCCCAGCGGGAAGCCATCGGGGAAATGCTGCCGGAAGTGGTCGCCTTCTCCTCCTCCGTTCCGCTGAACCCGTGCCTGTGGACGGTCCTGAAAGCAGCCGCGGCCTGTGACTGGGTGAAAAACCTCTCCCCCGTCAGGCAGCGCTTCATTCAGGAAACGCTGGCGGACTTCCGTGAAAGCGGGGCGGACCTGCCGGACGAGGTAAAGCCGGAATATGCGGAAATAGAAGCCCGGCTCTCCCTGAAGACCAAGAAATTCGCGGAAAACGTGCTGGACTCCACCAACGCCTGGGAACTCATCGTGGAAAATGAAGCGGAACTCTCCGGCCTGCCGGACTCCGCGAAGGAAGCCGCCCGGCTGGACGCCCTGGCCAACGGCCACGGCACGGAAGAAGCCCCCCGCTGGCGTTTCACGCAGAAATTTACCTCCCTCCAGCCCGTCATGCAATTTGCGGACTCGGACGGACTGCGCCGTAAAATGTGGGAAGGCTCCTGCTCCATAGGGAAGGACGGGGAATATGACAACGAGGCCCTCATTGCGGAAATCCTGGAACTGCGGGATAAAAAGGCCCATCTGCTGGGGTATGGCTGCTTTGCGGACTACGCCACCTCCCGCCGCATGGCCGGGAGCGGAGCCAACGCCTTGAATTTTATTAATGACCTCCATGACAAGGTGAAGCCCTCCTTCCTGAAAGACATGGAAGCCGTACGGCGGTACAAGGAGGAAAAAACCGGAAAACCCGTGGAAAAGCTCTCCCCGTGGGAAACCGCCTACTGGTCTGAAAAACGCCGCCGCGAGCTCTACTCCTTTGACGAGGAAGATTTGCGCCCGTACTACTCTGTGGAAAAGGTGATGGACGGCCTCTTCTCCATCTACTCCGGCCTGTACGGCATCACGGTAACGCCGCGCCCCACGGTGGCGTTCAAGCCCGGTGAATCCGGGGAAGTGCCGGAAGGCGCGGTGGAAGTATGGCACCCGGACGTCCTGTTCTATGAACTGCATGATGCGGAAAGCGGGGAACATCTCGGTTCCTTTTATGCGGACTGGCATCCGCGGGACTCCAAGCGCGCCGGAGCGTGGATGAACTACCTCAGCGTGGGGGAACCCCCGCGCGGCGGCAAGCCCCGCGTGCCCCATCTGGGCCTCATGGTCGGCAACATGACCAAGCCCGTTGGGGACAAGCCCGCGCTGCTGTCCCACCGGGAGGTGGAAACCATCTTCCATGAATTCGGCCACCTGCTGCACCAGCTCCTCTCTGATGTGGAGGTGAAATCCCTGGCTGGCACCAACGTGGCCTGGGACTTTGTGGAACTGCCCTCCCAGATCAATGAAAACTGGTGCTGGGAGCGGGAATCCGTGGACCTCTTCGCCGCGCACTATGAAACGGGTGCAACAATCCCGGACGAACTGTTCTCCAAAATGCGCGCCGCCCGCAACTACATGAGCGGCACGGACTTCATGCGCCAGCTCTGCTTCGGCAAGCTGGACCTGGAGCTTCACGTGAACTGGCCGCAGTACAAGGGCGCTCCGCTGGAGGAAACGGATGAACGCATCCTGGCGGACTACCGGGTGCCCATGACCCACCGCGGTCCCTCCGTGGCGCGCCGCCTGACCCACATCTTCGCGGACCCCACGGGTTATGCCTCCGGCTACTACTCCTACAAATGGGCGGAAGTGCTGGAAGCGGACGCCTTCAGCCGCTTCCTGAAGGAAGGGGTGCTCAACCCGCAGACCGGGCGCGACTTCCGCCGCTGCATCCTCAGCAAGGGCAACAGCAAGCCTGCCGCGGAACTCTACCGCGACTTCATGGGCCGTGATCCGGACGCGGAAGCTCTGCTTGTCAAATCCGGCGTCCTTTAA
- a CDS encoding DapH/DapD/GlmU-related protein: protein MNKNFGKANNMDIYERLKNGEPINTREFKEILWPETVRSRTLCQKINSLPPFDGEVRALVNELFEGRFPESSNISPPFQIDRGHCVSVGERVFINEGLDVMAAGSVTIEDDVLIGPQVSILTSNHDAGNLFILKNKPVVIKKGAWICSRAVLCPGVTVGEGAIVGAGSVVTKDVGPHTLVGGNPAAFIKNI from the coding sequence ATGAATAAAAACTTTGGAAAGGCGAACAACATGGATATTTACGAAAGACTGAAAAACGGAGAACCGATCAACACCAGGGAATTCAAGGAAATACTGTGGCCGGAAACGGTGAGAAGCCGCACGCTTTGCCAGAAAATCAATTCGCTCCCACCGTTTGACGGGGAAGTGCGGGCGCTCGTGAATGAACTCTTTGAGGGCAGGTTCCCCGAATCCTCCAACATCTCTCCCCCCTTCCAGATTGACCGCGGACACTGCGTCTCGGTGGGCGAGCGCGTATTCATCAATGAAGGCCTGGACGTGATGGCCGCGGGAAGCGTCACGATAGAAGATGACGTGCTGATCGGGCCGCAGGTCTCCATACTGACGTCCAATCATGATGCCGGCAACTTGTTCATCTTGAAAAATAAGCCTGTAGTGATAAAAAAAGGGGCGTGGATCTGTTCCAGGGCGGTTCTCTGTCCCGGCGTCACGGTGGGTGAAGGGGCTATCGTAGGCGCCGGCTCCGTCGTAACGAAGGATGTCGGTCCGCATACCCTGGTAGGCGGGAACCCCGCAGCATTCATTAAAAATATTTAA
- a CDS encoding tetratricopeptide repeat protein — protein MNTSFRHVLLAAAMAGFCSAAGGGEHGYWMSSPSLNGWREAVFRAGVPAQPAVLPPGVEPMMVGSSSPAAQMLVLEGMTHLLTFGDMRAFRKFDAALRLDPDCLMAHWGRCMSLMGAGPAFQDQRVHSMKRMKELALRPDCPEQERAYADALAVLLMNGPVKAQEAWKTICSTWKRDPYAPLFYAMLLRDGFDGQGNPGEGQKEAVRVVDAVLKERPGSQAALFMRALLEEVAPVISPETVETARKAVAANPFSASAHHLLGHCLFRTGDYEGACAAFKDSENLCLAWEKAENVPPALDDAWFRSILYRAVSEFCAGHYRQANAVAARAASVPLDKKHPLAPGTLLQIWEARTLPARLMLARPDLPAQALVLKASPGPLPKGFPDLSNGMAAVVTQYMGACYSARQGRPGAVASAFDKLSGVLRLLMDGADAARRQMSVSYWARCLQMGSLYSSEIRSLMFPDSASVWMSEAIGSQRFSSLLLPPVVPYPVEWKLARAYLKAGKYRECADMCEQALKRFPNHAGVLDTLKQARAAGK, from the coding sequence ATGAACACCTCTTTCCGCCATGTCCTGCTGGCCGCCGCCATGGCGGGATTCTGTTCCGCTGCTGGAGGCGGGGAACACGGGTACTGGATGAGCAGCCCGTCCCTGAACGGCTGGCGGGAGGCCGTCTTCCGCGCCGGCGTTCCGGCACAGCCTGCCGTGCTGCCGCCCGGCGTGGAGCCGATGATGGTGGGCTCCTCCTCTCCTGCCGCGCAAATGCTGGTGCTGGAAGGAATGACGCATCTGCTCACCTTCGGGGACATGCGTGCTTTCCGGAAATTTGACGCCGCGCTCCGGCTGGACCCGGACTGCCTCATGGCCCACTGGGGCAGGTGCATGAGCCTGATGGGCGCCGGACCCGCTTTTCAGGACCAGCGCGTCCATTCCATGAAGCGCATGAAGGAGCTGGCGCTGCGTCCGGACTGTCCGGAACAGGAACGCGCCTATGCGGACGCCCTGGCCGTGCTGCTGATGAACGGGCCCGTGAAGGCGCAGGAAGCGTGGAAAACCATCTGCTCCACCTGGAAGCGCGACCCTTACGCACCCCTCTTTTACGCCATGCTCCTGCGGGACGGCTTTGACGGGCAGGGCAACCCCGGAGAGGGGCAGAAAGAGGCCGTCCGCGTGGTGGACGCCGTCCTGAAAGAACGCCCTGGCTCCCAGGCCGCCCTGTTCATGCGCGCCCTGCTGGAGGAAGTGGCTCCCGTCATTTCCCCGGAAACGGTGGAAACCGCCCGCAAGGCCGTGGCCGCCAACCCCTTCTCCGCGTCCGCCCATCATCTGCTGGGCCATTGCCTGTTCCGCACGGGGGACTATGAAGGGGCATGCGCCGCCTTCAAGGACTCTGAAAACCTGTGCCTGGCCTGGGAAAAGGCGGAAAACGTTCCCCCCGCGCTGGATGACGCCTGGTTCCGCTCCATCCTTTACCGGGCCGTTTCCGAATTCTGCGCCGGACATTACAGGCAGGCGAACGCCGTCGCCGCCCGCGCCGCTTCCGTTCCCCTGGACAAAAAGCATCCGCTGGCCCCCGGCACCCTCCTGCAAATATGGGAGGCCAGGACACTGCCCGCGCGCCTGATGCTGGCCCGGCCTGACCTGCCCGCGCAGGCTCTTGTGCTCAAGGCTTCTCCGGGACCGCTGCCCAAGGGATTTCCGGACTTGAGCAACGGCATGGCGGCAGTGGTCACCCAATACATGGGCGCCTGTTATTCTGCCAGGCAGGGCAGGCCGGGCGCCGTGGCGTCCGCCTTTGACAAACTGTCCGGCGTTCTGCGCCTGCTCATGGACGGCGCGGACGCCGCCCGGCGGCAGATGAGCGTCTCCTACTGGGCTCGCTGCCTCCAGATGGGAAGCCTGTATTCCTCTGAAATCCGCTCCCTCATGTTCCCGGACTCCGCCAGCGTCTGGATGTCCGAGGCCATCGGGAGCCAGCGCTTCTCCTCCCTGCTGCTGCCCCCCGTGGTGCCGTACCCCGTGGAATGGAAGCTGGCCCGCGCCTATCTGAAGGCCGGGAAATACCGGGAATGCGCGGACATGTGCGAACAGGCGCTCAAACGCTTCCCGAACCATGCCGGAGTGCTGGACACGCTGAAACAAGCCCGCGCCGCCGGAAAATAA